A region of Bacteroidetes bacterium SB0662_bin_6 DNA encodes the following proteins:
- the mutY gene encoding A/G-specific adenine glycosylase gives MLAWYDTERRDMPWRNTSDPYRIWLSEVMLQQTRVDQAEPYYHRFVERFPTVEELADASLDDVLACWEGLGYYSRARNLHKAARRIVESFGGRIPSDEQDIRSLPGVGPYTAAAVLSIAYGKTCPALDGNATRVLTRVFRIGEDANRSATRRRLQEIAAVLMDPARPGAFNQAVMELGASMCKPSSPCCGMCPLESVCAAAAQGDPETFPVTLPRKKTPHFDVAVAVISDEAGRLLVCKRPEEAMLGGLWEFPGGKRKPGETLETACRRILQEKWSVVVKTGDLVHRISHAYSHFRITMYAFRATIAAGMPCSPEGRSLKWADGAELCALAFSKTGRRLIEHMEKQKTVNETT, from the coding sequence CTGCTGGCATGGTACGACACGGAGCGCCGGGACATGCCATGGCGCAATACCTCCGACCCGTACCGCATCTGGCTGTCGGAGGTCATGCTCCAGCAGACCCGCGTCGATCAGGCAGAGCCATACTACCATCGATTCGTGGAGCGTTTCCCGACCGTCGAGGAGTTGGCCGACGCCTCCCTCGACGATGTGCTTGCGTGCTGGGAAGGACTCGGCTACTATTCCCGTGCCCGGAACCTGCATAAGGCTGCCCGGCGCATCGTCGAGTCTTTCGGGGGCCGCATTCCGTCCGACGAGCAGGATATCCGTTCTCTTCCCGGCGTGGGGCCGTATACCGCCGCCGCCGTGCTCTCGATCGCCTACGGGAAAACCTGTCCGGCGCTCGACGGGAATGCAACAAGAGTGCTCACGCGGGTATTCCGTATAGGCGAAGACGCAAACCGGTCCGCCACGCGCAGGCGCTTGCAGGAAATTGCCGCGGTACTCATGGACCCGGCCCGCCCGGGCGCTTTCAATCAGGCCGTCATGGAACTGGGAGCAAGCATGTGCAAGCCCTCCTCCCCCTGTTGCGGAATGTGCCCTCTGGAATCCGTATGCGCCGCGGCGGCACAGGGAGATCCGGAGACATTCCCGGTCACGCTGCCCCGAAAAAAAACGCCCCATTTCGATGTGGCCGTGGCTGTCATTTCCGACGAAGCCGGACGCCTGCTGGTGTGCAAGCGCCCCGAGGAGGCCATGCTGGGAGGGCTGTGGGAGTTTCCCGGCGGCAAACGAAAACCCGGCGAAACACTGGAGACAGCGTGCCGGCGCATCCTGCAGGAGAAATGGAGCGTAGTCGTCAAGACGGGGGACCTGGTTCACCGGATATCCCATGCGTACAGCCACTTCCGTATCACGATGTACGCCTTCCGGGCAACTATCGCAGCAGGTATGCCCTGTTCCCCTGAGGGGCGTAGCCTGAAGTGGGCCGACGGCGCCGAATTATGCGCTCTGGCGTTTTCAAAGACGGGACGCCGCCTGATCGAACACATGGAAAAACAAAAAACAGTAAATGAAACGACCTGA